The sequence below is a genomic window from Massilia oculi.
CGTTGCCGGGTCGGCGTGCCGGACGACGTGCCGAGGAAGATGAGCTCCATGCGTGCTTCTCGTGGGATGACGGGCTCCATTATCCGGCAACACGGCCCTGGCCGGCGCGCAGCCAGAACTCAGGGGGCAGGCTGGTGTCATACGGGGTGGGAACGCCGCCGATGGCGCGGCCATGTCCACTTTCAAGCGAGGAGAACGATATGCGCAAGAGTGTCGTTGCCGCCGCGTTCGCGGCTGGCGTTGTTGCATTGCCTGGACCATCTCCCGCCGCTGCCGCACCGGCGCTGCAAGAGATGCAAGTCCCGGTTGCCGGCATCAGCTGTTCGCGGATCGGGCCGCCGCCGCAGCGCGTCACGCCCAGCGCCGAAGTGATCGAGTCGATCGACGGCGTCTACCGGCTGTCCAACGGCCAGAAGCTCGGCATTGCCGCCAGCGACCAGCAGGTGGTGGCCGACTTCGGCCGCTGGCACCAGGTCCCGCTGGTGGCCACCGCGCCCGAGCGCTTCGAATCGCGCGACGGCCTGGTATGGGTGCGCTACGAAGCCGACGAAGACACCGAGCGCATCGTGGTCAGCTATCCGGCCGACGCGCGCGGCCGCTACGTCGACGCCTGCTAGCGCCTGCCGCTAGTGCTGCGGGGCCAGGCCGAACAGCAGCGAACGGTGCGCGCCGACACCGGCCATCGCGCCATCGGCCACGGCGAGCGCCACCGAGCTGGCGGCGCGCATGGCGTCGCCGCCAACGAACACGCCCGGCACCGTGGTCTGGCGGGTCTCGTCGGTGCGGATGTAAGGTCCCAGCGGTCCTTCCTCGAAGGCGCAACCGAGCTGCCCGGCGATCGGGCTGGCCATGTGCACGCGGCCGAAGGTGAACAGGCCGGCCATCGCTTCCCGCCTGCCATCGGTTAGCACCACGGTGGCGTGGTCGGCAAGCCGCGCGACCGGGGTCTCGTCCACCTGCACGCCGCGTTCGGCAAGGTCGGCCCGTTGCACCTCGTCGAGCGGGCACACGCCATTGGTGAACAGCGTCACCTGGCCCCAGTGCGGCAGCATCTGCGCCTGGTGCACCGACAGCGGGCCGCTGGCCACCACGCCGATGCGGCCTTCGTCCAGTTCGTAGCCGTGGCAGTAGGGGCAGTGGAACACGCTCCGGCCCCAGCGCTCGGCCAGGCCCTCGATCGGCGGCAGCTCGTCGCGCACGCCGGTGGCCAGCACCAGGCGCTTGCCGCGCACGCTGCCTGCGCCGTCGAGGTCGACGATGAAACCGTCGGCGTCCGGGCGCGCACCCTGCGCCAGCCCGTCATGCCAGGCCACGTTCGGATAGGCGGCGACGTTGGCGCGGCCCTCGTGGGCGATGGCCGCCGCCGGCTGGCCGTCGCGGGTCAGGAAGCCGTGCGAGTCGCTGGCGAAGCGGTTGCGGCGCTGGCCGGCATCGACCACCAGCACCTTGCGGCGCGCCCGCGCCAGCTGCAATGCGGCAGACAGGCCGGCATAGCTGCCGCCGATGACGATGGCGTCGTAGTCATTCGTGTTCATGTTGTGGCCTCCTGTGGGGATGGTTGTCGTAGCGCAGGTTGAAATCGCGCGACAGGTCGGCCAGCGTCACTTGTCCCAGGCGTTGCACCAGCAGCGCCTCGGCTTCCTGGAAGGCGTCCGCGAGCGAAGCGTTGACCACCTGCTCGACCAGGCATGCGCTGTGCTCGTTGCGGTTGCCCATCGCGAACACGGTGGGGGCGCCGACCGCGTCGTAGACGTCGCGCAGGGTGACGGTGGCCAGGTCGCAGGTGACGGTCCAGCCGCCGCCGTGGCCGCGCTCGGAACTGATGTAGCCGCGCTCGCGCAGCCCGGCGAGCACGCGCCGCACCAGCACCGGATTGGTGTCGAGCATGGCGGCCATCTGCTCCGAGGTCATCGGTCGGTCGCTATGGGCCAGGTGCAGCAGCACGTGGAGGACGGAAGAGAGTTTGCTGTCGCGTTTCATGTAACTAATAATAGTACAAAATCGGCGGCAACATGAAATTTTCTAACGTTCCGCTGGAGATTCCTCGACCGGCCCGGTCTTCGGCGGCAGCTTGAGCGTCGGCAGGTACCACCACATATAGGTGCTCACGCAGACGCCGATGACGACCATCGAGATCAGGATGGCGACGCTGTCGAAATGGCGCGTCGACCACGCCATCGAGCCCCACAGCATCACGGTGGCGACGATCTTGCCCTTCAGCGGAATGCCGTGTCCGGCCTCGAAGTTGGCAAGGTATTTTCCGAAGACGGGATGGGCCAGCAGCCAGCGGTGCAGGCGTTCGGACCCGCGCGCGAAACAGGCCGAGGCCAGCAGCAGGAAGGGCGTGGTCGGCAGCAGCGGCAGGAAGATGCCAAGGATGCCCAGCAGGACGGCCAGTACGCCGGCCACGTTATAGAACAGTTTCATACCGTCACTCTAGCATCCGGCGCGGCAAGAACAGGGAACACCCCTGTCATCGATCCGGTTATGCAAAAAAGATATCGTCGAGCATATCAAACTGGAACTTTTAGGTTCTGCCGTGCAACTTTAATGGCAAACTCGGTATAATGTCCGGCTCGACGACGGGCGCGTCTGTTCGGCAGTGGCAGGAATCGTTCTACGCCCGACTCCTTTTCCGCCTGCTGTCCGATAGTCGCCTGGCTCGCGCCGGCCATTGCCTTTTCATGCCTTATCCCACATCCTCGAATTCCATGATGGCCAGTTTCGGCGGCTATTTCCGCCGGCGCGTGCTGCGCCAGTTCGCGCTCTACCTGGCGCTAATGCTGGCGCTCGTGTGGGGTGGGGTGGCGGTGGAACAGGCGCGCTTCGCCGCCCTGGCCGAGAATGGCGCCCAGGCCAATGTGCGGAACCTGTCGCGCGCCTTTTCCGAAGAGGTCAAGGCCACCGTCGCCCTGGTCGACCTGTCGCTGGTCCAGCTGCGCGGCACCTGGCAGCGCGATCCCGCCAACTTCGCCCGCAGCGCAGCCGAGCATGCGCGCCACCTGCGGGTGCCGATGCACCTCACCGTCACCGACGCCGATGGCCGCCTGCTGTACACCGACGCCGCGGTCGGTGGCGCCACGGCGCCGCAGGGCCTGGCGCTGGGCGATCTGCGCCAGTTCGCGGTCCACCGCGAGCGCGGCGGCGACCGGCTCTACGTCAGCCGCCCCGAGCGCAGCCGTCTTTCGCAGCAGTGGGTGGTGCAGTTCACGCGCCCGATCCGCGCCGCGGACGGCCGCCTGGCCGGCGTGATCGCGGTGGCGATCCGGCCCGACTACTTCCTGCGCTTCTACGACAGCATCGACCTCGGCCCGGACGCCGCCGTCAGCCTGATGCGGCTGGACGCCACCGTGATCGCGCGCAGCTCGCGCGCGGACGGCAACCGCCACATGGGTACGGCGATCCCCGACGCGCCGCAGACACGCGATGCCGGCGCCAGCGGCGCCTTCCGCAAGGCGAGCCGCCTGGACGGCATCGAGCGTTTCTATGCCTGGCGCAAACTGCCCGAGTACGGCCTGATCGTCACGGTGGGGCAGGCGGTGACGGATGCCGAGGCGCGCTTCGCCCAGCAGCGCGCGGTGATGCACAGCACCGGCCTGGTGGTGTCGCTGGTGCTGGCGGTGCTTGGCTGGGCGGCGATCGGCGCCGCCGACCGCCGCCGGCGCGCGCTCAAGGCCCTGGCCGCGGCCGAGGCGCGCTGGAAGCTGGCCCTGAACGCGGCCGGCGACGGGGTTTGGGACTGCGACGTCACGACGGGAATCGCGACACTGTCGCCGAGCGCCCAGCGCATTCTCGACAGCGAGCATCCCACCGTGTCCTGGTTCGGCGACCAGGGCCTGGCCGAACTGGTGCACCCGGACGAGCTGGAAACGGTGCGCGCGGCCCTGCGCGCCCACATCGACGGCCTTACCGCCGACTATGCGATGGAACACCGGCTGCGCACGCGCGACGGGCGCTGGCGCTGGATCGAGGCGCGCGGCGCCGTCACCGAGCGGGGCGAGCGCGGCGAGCCGCTGCGCATGGTGGGCACCTTCTCCAACATCGACGCGAGGAAGCAGGAAGAGCAGCGCATGCGGCGCATGGCGCACGAGGACGCGCTCACCGGCCTGCCCAACCGCGTGCTGCTGCACGACCGCATGCGCCAGGCCATCCTTGCCGCGGACCGCGAGGGGCACAAGGTCGGCCTGGTTTATTTTGACCTGGATAACTTCAAGCCGGTCAACGACAGCCATGGCCACGCCGTGGGCGACCGCCTGCTGCGCATGGTGGCGCAACGGGTGCGCGCGGTGCTGCGCGAATCGGACACGCTGGCGCGGGTTGGCGGCGACGAATTCGCGGTGCTGCTGCCGCGCTGCCAGCAGCTCCAGGACGCCGAGCGGGTGGCGGCCACCATCCTGGCGCGGCTGGAGCAGCCGTTCGAGGACGGCGAGCGCACCCTGCGCATCTCGGGCAGCCTCGGCTACGCGCTGTATCCCGATTGCGGCGCCGGCGACGGCGACGCCGCGGCCGCCGCCGAGGCGCTGCTGCACTGCGCCGACCTGGCGATGTACGACGCCAAGGCGCATGGGCGCAACCGCATCTCGGGCAGCTATCGCACGCGGGTCGGCTAATAACCTGTCCCGCTAGGTGGTAGTCGTTCCTGCCGCGCCTGGCAAGCGTGCGCTGCGTTGCTCGTCGTTGCATGGCTCGCCATGCGGCCTCCTCGCGCCTTGCTCACGCCCGCCATGCATCGCCATGAACTTCCCCCCACCTACCGGGATAGGTCTTGCCTCGCCGCGTCAGGGATGCGCGCCGATGTCCGGCTCCGCCAGCGCCGGCAGTACCGGCGCCGTGTGGCGCGGCAGGTAGATGGTCACCGTGGTGCCGGCGCCCGGCGCGCTCTCGAGCCGGATCTGGCCGCCGCTCTGGCGCACGAAGCCGTGCGCCATCGACAGCCCGAGCCCCGTGCCCTTGCCTTCGGGCTTGGTGGTGAAGAAGGGTTCGAAGGCGTGTTCCATCACCTCGGGCGGCATGCCGTGGCCGTCGTCGGCCACCGTGATCACGACGTAGTCGCCGGGCGCCGGTTCGCCTTCGAGCTGGCTGGCGCCGGGGGCGACCGTCAGGTTGGCCAGGCGCAGCGCGATGCGCCCGTTGCCTTCCATCGCGTCGCGCGCATTGATCACCAGGTTCAACAGCACGTGTTCGAGCTGGTTCGGATCGACCAGCGTCGGCCAGAGATCCGGCGCGGCGCTGCGTTCGAGCACGATGTCGTCGCCGGCGGCGCGCTGCAGCAGGCTGTCGCTGCGCTCGAGCAGCTGGGCCACGTCGACCACGCTCGGATGCAGCGGCTGGCGGCGGGCGAAGGCGAGCAGCTGGCCGGCCAGCTTCGATCCCCGCTCCACCGCGTCGAGTACGTTGTGCAGGCGCTTGCGGCTGGG
It includes:
- a CDS encoding Rrf2 family transcriptional regulator — encoded protein: MKRDSKLSSVLHVLLHLAHSDRPMTSEQMAAMLDTNPVLVRRVLAGLRERGYISSERGHGGGWTVTCDLATVTLRDVYDAVGAPTVFAMGNRNEHSACLVEQVVNASLADAFQEAEALLVQRLGQVTLADLSRDFNLRYDNHPHRRPQHEHE
- a CDS encoding sensor domain-containing diguanylate cyclase yields the protein MMASFGGYFRRRVLRQFALYLALMLALVWGGVAVEQARFAALAENGAQANVRNLSRAFSEEVKATVALVDLSLVQLRGTWQRDPANFARSAAEHARHLRVPMHLTVTDADGRLLYTDAAVGGATAPQGLALGDLRQFAVHRERGGDRLYVSRPERSRLSQQWVVQFTRPIRAADGRLAGVIAVAIRPDYFLRFYDSIDLGPDAAVSLMRLDATVIARSSRADGNRHMGTAIPDAPQTRDAGASGAFRKASRLDGIERFYAWRKLPEYGLIVTVGQAVTDAEARFAQQRAVMHSTGLVVSLVLAVLGWAAIGAADRRRRALKALAAAEARWKLALNAAGDGVWDCDVTTGIATLSPSAQRILDSEHPTVSWFGDQGLAELVHPDELETVRAALRAHIDGLTADYAMEHRLRTRDGRWRWIEARGAVTERGERGEPLRMVGTFSNIDARKQEEQRMRRMAHEDALTGLPNRVLLHDRMRQAILAADREGHKVGLVYFDLDNFKPVNDSHGHAVGDRLLRMVAQRVRAVLRESDTLARVGGDEFAVLLPRCQQLQDAERVAATILARLEQPFEDGERTLRISGSLGYALYPDCGAGDGDAAAAAEALLHCADLAMYDAKAHGRNRISGSYRTRVG
- a CDS encoding YbaN family protein; this encodes MKLFYNVAGVLAVLLGILGIFLPLLPTTPFLLLASACFARGSERLHRWLLAHPVFGKYLANFEAGHGIPLKGKIVATVMLWGSMAWSTRHFDSVAILISMVVIGVCVSTYMWWYLPTLKLPPKTGPVEESPAER
- a CDS encoding NAD(P)/FAD-dependent oxidoreductase, whose amino-acid sequence is MNTNDYDAIVIGGSYAGLSAALQLARARRKVLVVDAGQRRNRFASDSHGFLTRDGQPAAAIAHEGRANVAAYPNVAWHDGLAQGARPDADGFIVDLDGAGSVRGKRLVLATGVRDELPPIEGLAERWGRSVFHCPYCHGYELDEGRIGVVASGPLSVHQAQMLPHWGQVTLFTNGVCPLDEVQRADLAERGVQVDETPVARLADHATVVLTDGRREAMAGLFTFGRVHMASPIAGQLGCAFEEGPLGPYIRTDETRQTTVPGVFVGGDAMRAASSVALAVADGAMAGVGAHRSLLFGLAPQH